Genomic segment of Streptomyces alboniger:
GCGTCGCTCAGGGAGCGCGTCTATGCGAGGAGTCACGCACCGGGCAGCCCGCATCCTGCTCAGTCGGGAGTCTTCGTGTACACGGCCGCCGGGGACTCGGAGGGGACACTCGGTGGACTGGTCCGACAAGGACAACCCCCGCACCTGACCGACACCCTGGTGCGCCTGCTGGAATCTGCCCAGTGGTGCTCGCAGGACCCACTCTGCTCAGACTCCACCGGCCGGTCCCTGGCCAACCTCAACAGAGCCGCCTGCCATGCCTGCACCCTGCTGCCCGAGACGTCGTGCGAGATCGGGAACGTCTTGCTGGACCGAACCCTGCTGATCGGTGACGGCCAAGTGGAAGGGTTCTTCCGGCCGGTGATTGCGGCGGCCTTGGAGGAGTCGGCAGCGGCGGTCGAGGCGCCGTGACCCTCCCGACGCTCCTTGAACTGACGCCCGGCCAGGAAGCGGTCATCACCCTGCCTTTCGACGGCCGCCACCTGGTGACCGGGCCCCCTGGCTCCGGTAAGACTGTGACCGCCGCCTATCGCGCATGGGCGCTGGCGACCGTGGGCCGACCCACTGCCCTCGTCACGCACGCCAACCTGTTGAGCCAACACACGGCCCACATCTCGGCGCGCCTGAGCGAGGGGGTCCGCATCACCACCTTCCACCGCTGGCTACGGGCCTTGTGGAACGACAACTTCGCCTGCGACCCGCCGAGTGACGACACCGGCGAGTGGAGCTACGACTGGGCAGCGATGCTCGACAGCTGCATCGACAGGCCTCCGAGCAGAGTCGACGACCTGGTCATCGACGAAGGCCAGGAGCTTCCCCCCGGCTTCTACCGTGTCTGCCGTCTCCTCGCCGACCGGATCACGGTCTTCGCGGACGAAGGTTTGGGAATCGGCGAAGGCCAGACGAGCGTCGAAGCCATCGGTCGTACCCTCAAGGCTGTCGACGGCCCGGTTCAGTTGTCCGGGAACCTGCGCTCAACCCGGGAAATCGCCCGCCTTGCCGACTTTTTTCAAGTCCGCTCGCCAGCAGGTCTCGAACGCCTCTCGCAACGCACCGGAGACAAGGGCGTGCTCCTCCGCTGTCGACACCCGGATGCCTTTCTGGCACAGCTGTCGCAGTTCGTCGCGGCTCAGCCCGACCAACGCATCGGGGTCATCTGCAGAAGCACGGAGCTACAACGCGAGATCCATCGCGGGCTGGCAGAACGCGGTCATGCCGCGTCGGTCGAGTCCTACGTCTCGTCCGACGTCAATCGTTCCGTGGTCGACTTCTCCTCGCACCGCGTGCACATCATTCACACGGCAAGCATGAAAGGGATGGAGTTCGACACTGTCTTTGTCCCCGACCTGGATGCCTATCCGGAAGACCCGACAGGTGCCTCCGCCCGCAGGCGTTTCCACATCCTGTGCACACGTGCACGGAACGCGCTGTATCTCATCCACTACGACGAACGGGAGCCCGAGATCGTCGCCGATGTGCCGCACGATCTTCTGGAAAGGCGCCGCATCTGCACCCGGTTCCACTGAGAACACCGCTTCACGCAACTCCGCTTCGCAGTACTGACACAGTTACGGTGCTTGTGTCTGGATATGTCGATGGAGAGGGAGATCCGTGCCCTACGCCCCCGAAAACGACCACGACCGCAAGTTTCTCGATCTGGCCATCGCCCACTCCCGCCGCTCGCTCACCGACGGCAGTACGAAGAAGCCCTTCGGGGCCGTCGTCGTCGTGGGCGGAGACGTGGTGGGCGAGGGGGCGAACTCCGTCGTCGAGTCGTGTGATCCGACCGCGCATGCCGAGGTCGTGGCTCTGCGTGACGCGGGGCAGCGGCTCGGGACGTACCTCATGGAGAACGGCACGCTGTATTCGAGCAGCGAGCCCTGCCCCATGTGTCTCGTCGCCTGTTACTGGGCCGGGATTCCACGGCTCGTCTACGGCGCCACCAGTCACGACGCCGCGGTCAACGGGCACGAGGATCTGCGGTTCTATCGGGAGCTGGCGCTGCCCAACGCGCAGCGGCGGATGCTGAACGAGGTGGCCGTCGACGGGGCGCCCCGCTCGGCCGCGGTGGACGTTCTCGCCGCGTGGGCGGCCGCGCAGCCGCATCCCGTGGAGCCGAAGCTCTGATGATCCCCCGCCCGGCCGGTTTACGGGCCTGCGCGTTAGCCTCGGGCCGAGAGACATCAGGGACGTATCACCGAGAGGCGGGCAAATTGTGGTGAGGATTCCGGGGGCCGTCGTGGCGGCGAGTGGGCTCATCGGGGGGTACGGCGTCGCCCGGTTCACCAAGAAGCGGCCCCTCGGGGGAATCGTGCTCGCCGCTGCCGGAGGCGTCGCCGCTCGGCAGTGGCAGCAGGCCGCCGGGACGAAGACCGCCGCCGCGCTCAGCGCCGCGTACGTCGCCGGGTTCGCCGGGTCGCACCCCCTGGCCAAGAAGGTGGGCGCCTGGCCGTCCGTCCTCGGGGTCTCGGGGGCGGTCGGCGTCGCCTCGTATCTGCTTGCCGACCGGCGGGGCTGAGGCGACCCCCCGGGGGGGGTGGGAGGAATCAGCGGGCCGAGCCCCTGAACGCCCCCCGGTAGACCCCCGGCGCCACCCCCACCCCCGCCGCGAAGTGCTGTCTCAGGGACGCCGCCGTACCGAAGCCCGACTCTGTCGCGATGCGGTCGATCGTGTGGTCCGTGGACTCCAGGAGTTCGCGCGCCCGGTCCACCCTGCGCTGCGTCAGCCACTGCATGGGCGTCAGGCCCGTCTCCTCCCGGAAGCGGCGGCTGAACGTGCGTACGCTCATCGATCCGACCGCCGCCAGGTCGGCCAGGGTCAGAGGGTCCGCCAGGCGGGTCAGGGCCCAGGCTCGGGCCGCGCCGGTCGACGTCAACTGCGGTTCCGCCAGAGGGCGTTGGATGTACTGGGACTGACCGCCCTCCCTGTGGGGCGGTACGACGGTGCGGCGCGCCACCTCCGCCGCGATCGCCGCGCCGTGGTCGGAGCGGATCAGATGGAGGCACAGATCGATGCCCGCCGCCTCGCCCGCCGAGGTGAGCACCTCGTTCTCGTCCACGTAGAGGACGTCCGCGTCCACCGTCACCTCCGGGAACCTCCGCGCGAAGCGGTCCGCCGAGAGCCAGTGGGTCGTCGCCCTGCGCCCGTTCAGCAGGCCCGCCGCCGCCAGGACGAACGCGCCCGTGCAGATGGATGCCACCCTGCGGCCCTCCCGGAGGGCCAGCGCCGACACCAACTCCGTTGACAGGCCGCCCGGTTCCATTTCCTCGTCGCTCTCGTGCGACGCCGGGACCATCACCGTGTCCGCCGCCGCGACCACGTCCAGGCCGTGCTCCGCGTAGATCGGGAAGTCCGCGTCCGTGCGGATCCTGCCGGGGCGTGGGGCGCACGTGCGTACGTCGTAGAGGAGGTCACCCGACGGCGAGCGGGCCGTGCCGAGCAGTTGGTGGACCAGGCCCAGTTCCATGGGCAGTACGCCGTCCCTCACCAGGACCGCGACCGTCTGCCTCGGCTGCCTCGGCCGCCTCGGCTGCCTCGGCCGCCTCGCACCCGACGCATGCCTCGCCCCCGCCATTGGCCTGGCCCCCGCCTCCCTTCTCGTCACGGCCAAGCCCCGGCTACCGCTTCACCGTCGACAACGGCTCCGCGATGTCCTCCAGCGAACGCCTCTCCGCCTTCACCGCGAACACCGCCGCCACCAGGCCCGCCGCGCACATCAGGCCCGCCCCGATCTGGAACGCGAGCACCGTGTCGCCGACCACGCCCGACTCGGTCAGCTTGGCGAAGATCAGGGGGCCGCTGATGCCGCCGGCCGCCGTGCCGATCGCGTAGAAGAAGGCGATGGCCATGGCGCGGGTCTCCATCGGGAAGATCTCGGAGACCGTCAGATACGCGCTGCTCGCGCCCGCCGACGCGAAGAACAGGACCACGCACCAGCAGGCCGTCAGCGTCGCCGCGCTGAGCGAGCCCCGGTCGAACAGCCAGGCCGTGAGGAAGAGCAGCACGCCGGAGACGATGTACGTCGACGAGATCATGATCCTGCGGCCCACCGTGTCGAAGAGCTTGCCGAGGAAGAGCGGGCCGAGGAAGTTGCCCGCGGCGATGACGGCGAAGTAGTAGCCCGTGCTGCCCGACGGGACGTCGAAGAACTTGGTCAGGATCGCGCCGAAGCCGAACGTGATCGCGTTGTACAGGAACGCCTGTCCGACGAAGAGCGACAGGCCGAGGACCGCGCGCTTGGGGTAGTCGCGGAAGACCGTCTTGGCGATCAGGCCGAAGCCGATGCTCTTGCGCTGGTGGATGGTGATCTCGCGGTCCGGCGGCGGCAGCGGCTCGCCCTTCTCCCGCTCGATCTCGCGCTCCACCGACGAGACGAGTTCCTCCGCCTTCTCCCCGTGCCCGTGGATGAGCTGCCAGCGCGGGCTCTCCGGGACGTGGCGGCGTACGAGGAGGATCACCAGGCCGAGTACGACGCCGAGGGCGAAGGTCAGCCGCCAGCCGAGGTCCTTGGGGAAGATGTCGGTGTTGAGCATGACGACCGAGAGCAGTGAGCCGCCGATCGCGCCGAGCCAGTAGCTGCCGTTGATGACGAGGTCGACACGGCCCCGGTACTTGGACGGGATCAGCTCGTCGATGGCCGAGTTGATGGCCGCGTACTCGCCGCCGATGCCGAAGCCGGTCAGGAACCGGAAGAGGAAGAACCACCAGGCGTCGAAGGAGAGCGCCGTGAGCGCGGTGGCACCGAGGTACACCGCGAGGGTGACCATGAAGAGCTTCTTGCGGCCGTACTTGTCGGTGAGCCGGCCGAAGAAGAGCGCCCCGGCGCAGGCCCCCGCCACGTACAGGGCCGCCGCGATGCCGGTGACCTGCGCCGAGGAGATAGCGAGACCGCTGCCCTCCTCGGAGAGGCGGCTCGCGATGTTGCCGACGGTGGTGACTTCCAGGCCGTCCAGGATCCAGACCGTGCCGAGGCCTACGACGATCATCCAGTGCCAGTGGGACCAGGGGAGGCGGTCGAGGCGGGCGGGGACGGCCGTGGTGACGGTGGCTTCGGGGGCAGTGCCGGAGCCGGGGCCCGAGCCAGGGCCCGAGCCGGGGCCCGAGCCGGGGTCCGAGCCGGGGTCCGGGGGCGGCTCGGAGGACGTGGGCGACGCGGTCATGGCGGGCGGCTCCTTCCGCTGTTCCCACGTCGCCGGCCCGCGGCTCGCGCTGCGCTGGCGACGGCTCTCTCAACGCTGAGAGAACTCCTCCAGAGTGCCCAGCAAACGCCGCCTCACGCGCGCTGGACCCGCCGGACGATCACAGGACACGCCGGGCCGCAGGGCACCCCGGCACCCGGTCTCCGCGAACCCCTACCCCACGAACACCCGCGACACCGCATAGATCGCGAGCCCCGCGAGGGAGCCGACCACCGTGCCGTTGATCCGGATGAACTGGAGGTCCCGCCCGATGTGCGCCTCGATCTTCTTCGAGGTGTGCTCCGCGTCCCAGCCCGCCACCGTGTCGGTGATGAGCGAGGTGATCTCGTCGCGGTAGGTCGTGACCACGTAGACGGCCGCGCCCTCGACCCAGCCGTCGACCTTCTGCTGGAGCCGCCCGTCCTGCGCCATCCGCGAGCCGAGCGAGAGCAGCGAGGCCCGCACGCGCAGCCGCAGTTCGCTGCGCTCGTCCTCGGCGGCGGCCACGATCATGGACCGTACGGCCGACCAGGCGGAGGCGATCAGGTCCTGCACCTCGCCGCGCGCCAGGATGTCCCCCTTGAGGCGCTCCACGCGCGCGCGGGTGTCCGAGTCGGACTGGAGGTCGGCGGCGAAGTCCGCGAGGAAGCGGTCGACGGCGCCGCGCGCGGGGTGCTCGGGCATGTCCCGCATCTCGGTCACGAAGCGCAGCAGTTCCTTGTAGACGCGCTCGCCGACCCGCTTGTCGACGAACCGCGGGGTCCAGCCGGGCGCCCCGCCCTGGACCGCGTCCATCACGGAGTCGGCGTGCTCGACCAGCCAGTCGTGCGCGCGTACGCAGACCAGGTCGACGACCCTGTGGTGGCCGCCGTCGGCGACGATCTTCTCCAGCATCTTCCCGATGCCGGGCGCGATCTCCTGGGCGTCGGCGCGGCGCGTGATGGCCTCGCCGACGACGGCCTGGACGTCCGAGTCGCGCAGGACGGTCAGGGCGCCGCGCAGCGCCGTGGCCAGCTCGGCGGTGACGCGGTCGGCGTGCGCGGGCTCGGCGAGCCAGGTGCCGAGGCGGGCGCCGATGCCGACGGCGTGCAGGCGGCCGCGGACGACGTCGGCGGAGAGGAAGTTCTCCCCCACGAAGTCGCCGAGCGAGGCGCCCAGCTGGTCCTTCTTGTTCGGGATGATCGCCGTGTGCGGGATGGGCAGGCCGAGCGGGTGGCGGAAGAGCGCCGTCACCGCGAACCAGTCGGCGAGCGCGCCGACCATGCCGGCCTCGGCCGCGGCGGCGACGTAACCGGCCCAGGTCCCGGCGCCCGAGTGCTGCGCCCACTTCGCGAGGACGTAGACGACCGCGACGAAGACGAGCAGCCCCGTCGCCGTGATCTTCATCCGGCGTACGCCGCGCCGCTTCTCCTCGTCGGCGGGGCTGTACGTGAAGCCACCCGGAGTCACGGGGGCCCGCGCTGCTCCGAACGGCGTACCCTCACCCGGTTCACGCCCCTTGCCGGGTTCGGAGGTTTTCTCCGCGTTTGCGCTCTCCACTCACTCCACCTGGCCCGTTCGCCTCGTCGTCGTCCTCATGGTCCTCGCGTCCTGTGTTCTCCGTCCCTTCCTCCCTACTCCTGGAACGAACGACAAGTTCCCGGCGTCGATATGAGCAGAGGGGGGCAGTGTCGGCCGCCTCACGGCCCATGCCGCATCATGGGGTGATCACACCGGAGCCTCGGGGCTCCCCCTGCCCGAGGAGAAAGAGCCCGCATGACCAAGCGTCACGGTTATGCCCTTCTCGCCGCGGTCATCGCGGTCATAGTGGTGATTTCCGCCGGTATATACGTCGGCGTCGCCGGCACCGACGACGGCTCGCGCGACACCATCAGCGCGGGCCCGCGAGGCCCCCGCAACTCCGCCGACCCCGCCTCCTCCGGCACCTGGGTCGGCTCCTGGTCCGCCTCGCCCGCGGGGTTCGAACCG
This window contains:
- a CDS encoding AAA family ATPase — protein: MTLPTLLELTPGQEAVITLPFDGRHLVTGPPGSGKTVTAAYRAWALATVGRPTALVTHANLLSQHTAHISARLSEGVRITTFHRWLRALWNDNFACDPPSDDTGEWSYDWAAMLDSCIDRPPSRVDDLVIDEGQELPPGFYRVCRLLADRITVFADEGLGIGEGQTSVEAIGRTLKAVDGPVQLSGNLRSTREIARLADFFQVRSPAGLERLSQRTGDKGVLLRCRHPDAFLAQLSQFVAAQPDQRIGVICRSTELQREIHRGLAERGHAASVESYVSSDVNRSVVDFSSHRVHIIHTASMKGMEFDTVFVPDLDAYPEDPTGASARRRFHILCTRARNALYLIHYDEREPEIVADVPHDLLERRRICTRFH
- a CDS encoding nucleoside deaminase, translated to MPYAPENDHDRKFLDLAIAHSRRSLTDGSTKKPFGAVVVVGGDVVGEGANSVVESCDPTAHAEVVALRDAGQRLGTYLMENGTLYSSSEPCPMCLVACYWAGIPRLVYGATSHDAAVNGHEDLRFYRELALPNAQRRMLNEVAVDGAPRSAAVDVLAAWAAAQPHPVEPKL
- a CDS encoding GlxA family transcriptional regulator, whose translation is MELGLVHQLLGTARSPSGDLLYDVRTCAPRPGRIRTDADFPIYAEHGLDVVAAADTVMVPASHESDEEMEPGGLSTELVSALALREGRRVASICTGAFVLAAAGLLNGRRATTHWLSADRFARRFPEVTVDADVLYVDENEVLTSAGEAAGIDLCLHLIRSDHGAAIAAEVARRTVVPPHREGGQSQYIQRPLAEPQLTSTGAARAWALTRLADPLTLADLAAVGSMSVRTFSRRFREETGLTPMQWLTQRRVDRARELLESTDHTIDRIATESGFGTAASLRQHFAAGVGVAPGVYRGAFRGSAR
- a CDS encoding MFS transporter, yielding MTASPTSSEPPPDPGSDPGSGPGSGPGSGPGSGTAPEATVTTAVPARLDRLPWSHWHWMIVVGLGTVWILDGLEVTTVGNIASRLSEEGSGLAISSAQVTGIAAALYVAGACAGALFFGRLTDKYGRKKLFMVTLAVYLGATALTALSFDAWWFFLFRFLTGFGIGGEYAAINSAIDELIPSKYRGRVDLVINGSYWLGAIGGSLLSVVMLNTDIFPKDLGWRLTFALGVVLGLVILLVRRHVPESPRWQLIHGHGEKAEELVSSVEREIEREKGEPLPPPDREITIHQRKSIGFGLIAKTVFRDYPKRAVLGLSLFVGQAFLYNAITFGFGAILTKFFDVPSGSTGYYFAVIAAGNFLGPLFLGKLFDTVGRRIMISSTYIVSGVLLFLTAWLFDRGSLSAATLTACWCVVLFFASAGASSAYLTVSEIFPMETRAMAIAFFYAIGTAAGGISGPLIFAKLTESGVVGDTVLAFQIGAGLMCAAGLVAAVFAVKAERRSLEDIAEPLSTVKR
- a CDS encoding DUF445 domain-containing protein yields the protein MTPGGFTYSPADEEKRRGVRRMKITATGLLVFVAVVYVLAKWAQHSGAGTWAGYVAAAAEAGMVGALADWFAVTALFRHPLGLPIPHTAIIPNKKDQLGASLGDFVGENFLSADVVRGRLHAVGIGARLGTWLAEPAHADRVTAELATALRGALTVLRDSDVQAVVGEAITRRADAQEIAPGIGKMLEKIVADGGHHRVVDLVCVRAHDWLVEHADSVMDAVQGGAPGWTPRFVDKRVGERVYKELLRFVTEMRDMPEHPARGAVDRFLADFAADLQSDSDTRARVERLKGDILARGEVQDLIASAWSAVRSMIVAAAEDERSELRLRVRASLLSLGSRMAQDGRLQQKVDGWVEGAAVYVVTTYRDEITSLITDTVAGWDAEHTSKKIEAHIGRDLQFIRINGTVVGSLAGLAIYAVSRVFVG